In Tripterygium wilfordii isolate XIE 37 chromosome 15, ASM1340144v1, whole genome shotgun sequence, one DNA window encodes the following:
- the LOC120016585 gene encoding biotin carboxyl carrier protein of acetyl-CoA carboxylase 2, chloroplastic, with protein MASISVPCPKISSLAPVQGSLQGPCLPQNQRVSFPQSSNPRPFGSSSHIGFQLPKEKQPSVWKAHARLNKVATEESSDSAQVLDAKSKAASSDEEDGKVIPDAASIVAFMTQVSDIVKLVDSRDIVELQLKQQDCEVIIRKKEALQQPAPAAPVLPPMFSHTMVSSPPPAAPVVAPAAAPASPPPSAPAPALPAPAKTSTSSHPSVKCPMAGTFYKCPAPGEPPFVKVGDKVQKGQVICIIEAMKLMNEIEADRSGTIVEILVEDGKPVSVDTPLVVIAP; from the exons ATGGCTTCAATCTCGGTCCCTTGTCCCAAAATCTCGTCGCTTGCTCCGGTCCAAGGTTCCCTTCAGGGACCGTGTCTCCCGCAAAACCAGAGGGTGTCATTTCCACAGTCTTCGAATCCGAGACCATTCGGATCTTCGTCCCATATTGGGTTTCAG TTACCCAAGGAGAAGCAACCTAGTGTCTGGAAAGCACATGCTAGGCTCAATAAG GTTGCTACTGAGGAGTCGTCTGATTCTGCACAAGTGCTCGATGCCAAGTCCAAAGCTGCATCATCAGATGAGGAGGATGGAAAAGTCATTCCAGATGCAGCGTCAATTGTGGCATTCATGACCCAAGTATCAGATATTGTCAA GCTTGTTGATTCAAGAGACATAGTGGAGCTACAACTAAAGCAGCAGGATTGTGAGGTCATAATAAGGAAAAAGGAGGCACTGCAGCAGCCAGCACCTGCAGCCCCTGTTTTACCACCTATGTTTTCCCATACTATGGTTTCAAGTCCCCCACCAGCAGCCCCAGTTGTTGCTCCTGCCGCTGCTCCTGCAAGTCCGCCTCCTTCGGCACCAGCGCCTGCCTTGCCTGCCCCTGCAAAGACCAGCACATCATCTCATCCATCAGTGAAATGCCCCATGGCTGGAACCTTCTATAAGTGTCCTGCGCCTGGGGAACCACCATTTGTCAAG GTAGGGGATAAAGTGCAGAAGGGCCAGGTCATTTGTATAATAGAGGCTATGAAGCTGATGAACGAAATCGAA GCAGATCGGTCTGGAACCATAGTAGAGATACTGGTGGAGGATGGGAAACCAGTCAGTGTTGACACG CCTCTTGTTGTCATTGCACCATGA